CGCGCATGTGTCTCGGCAACAACTTGGCTTTCAAAGAACTGTATGTGTTAATTTGCAAGTTTCTGCTGATGTTCGAGATAGAAGCTGCCAACGACGAATCGCCAAGCCTGCACCCTCTGGAACTGAACCAGTTCCCGGAGTCAATTGCCATTGAGCCAATAGAAACAAATGTGCGTTACACGGTGAAAGATAAGGCACTGCAGGATTACGTGGAGGGTGTATAAACAGAAGACTGAGcaaataaaaataattaaataatttattatGGACCATTCTCACCATATGATGGATCCCATGGACCCAATGCCGATGTGTAAGATGTCCATGACGCTGACCACAGACTACGAAAATGTCTGTGTACTTTCGTCGTCTTGGATGATCACTTCTGCGCAGTCTTTGGTCCTTTCTCTTATTGCTGTCTTTATCTTATCGGCCGGATACGAGTTGCTCAAGAACTGGACAGCTCGCTGGGAGTCGCGCACATACAAACAGCCTGCGCTTTCCGGCAAGGCGCTGCAAAATTACAAGGTCAAAAGCTCGATTCTCTACGGAGTGTCTGTGCTATATTCGTTTATGATCATGTTGATATTCATGACCTTCAACGTGTGGCTGATGGCCGCTGTGGTACTCGGCAGCATTGCTGGAAGATACGTCTTTGGGTTCAAAGACAAcggagctgctgttcctggATCGATCGCGTGCCACTAGTCTAATATAGAGAAATGGTCCAGTTCTTGGCAACAAGAGGCTTAGGGTTCCTCACCACTACGTGAGTTCCCTGGTCAACAACCTCAGCCGTCCACTTTTGCCCGTCCTGCTCGACAGTGGCTGCCGTGGCCTGGGGACCGCCTAGAATAACGATTCGCTCGATCCTCACGCCCGTTTCGTACGTGCTTTCAACGGTGGATGTTAGCTTGCCTCCGTCCAGCTCAAACCTGGCAAACACCTGTTCTCCCCTCTGATAGGCAAATGTTTCGCCATCGTCAATATATAGCTCTCCTGTGGCTCTGCCCTCGTCTGCAGCAATATACAACGTGTATGGATCATTTTTCATCAGTCTGGACGAGCGTCTGTACCGTTCCTTAGAAGGCAAAATCGAGCCCCCACGAAGGAATACCGGAACCTTTTCCAGCGGAGCTTCCACCTCGTGGAAGCCCTCACCACTGATTTTCTCAAAGGACACAAAATCGTAGTATGGCTTGTCGTCCGGCAGGTACAATCTCACGGAATGTGTGTCTGGGCTGGTGACAGGTTTTACCAGCAGCGGCCCAACAAAGAACTGGTCGTCAATGGTATACACGTTTGCGTTCTCAGGACTGTCAAATGCGAGAGAACTAACCACGGGAGTTCCAGAGACAGAATGCTTGTAGAACTGTGTATAGAACAATGGTAGCAGTCTATATCTTAGTTTGATTGCTTCTCGCATCATACCCGTATATGGCTCGCCAGCAACCCATGGTTCCCGTCTGCGCGAGTCAATGTGAGCATGGGCACGGAAAAATGGATACCAGATGCCGGTTTGATACCATCTGACTTGCATTTCTTTATCGGGGTTACCGAAAAATCCTGCAATGTCTGCCCCTGCAAACGGAAAGCCCACGGCGTTCATAGTGAGCACCATGGGAATACTCTCGCGCATGTATTCCCATTTGGCCATATTATCTCCTGTCCACATGGCAGCCGTGCGCTGGGAGCCCGCGTAGAACGATCTGGTTAAAATGAATGGCCGCTGGTCAGGGTTGCGTTTTATCAGAGCATTGTATGTCATCTCGTGGAAAGTAAGGCCCCACACATTATGGACCGAGCGGTGCTCCCAGTCACCGTAATGGATCAGGTCTCGAGGAGCAGTAGTTTCTGGGCCGTTGAAAATTGACGGTTCGTTCATGTCATTCCAAAGATGAGCATTGGTAGCAGACCCAAGCAGGCGCGACCCATTGGCAAACAAGCTATCCCAAAACGGCTGTGCAGCCGGGTTCATGCCATCGATCCACACAGACTCACCTGGCCACGAGTGTCCGTGGTACAACTCCGAGCCGTCGTTTTTGCGGATACCCAGttttttgtcaacaacCGCGTCGCTAACATCGTAGCCAACTTTGAGATGAGGGTCAATAATCACAATCAAGGTTCGTCCTGTCTCGCCCAATTTGCCCATCATGCGCTCAGGGTCTGGGAATaactcttttttccacgTGAAATATTTCTTGTCGTCGGTGTACTCGATATCCAACCAAATAGCATCAAATGGAATTAACGACTCGTCGAATTTTGCGGTGATGTCCAGAACATCCTCTTCGTCATTATAGTTCCACCGGCACTGGTGATATCCAAGAGAGAAAATGTTTGGCAGGGCTGAGTGACCTGTGAGTTTGCTGTACGACTGCACAACCTGGGTTGGAGTCTTTTTAGCAAAGAGGACAATATCCAAAATTCCGCTTTCCGATATCCAGTGAGTCTGGATTTGGCTCGCAGATTTCTTGATGTCAATGTTGGTGTCTGCGCTATTCAGCCAGAACACTCCAGCGCTTCCGGTCTCGCCGAGTCCAATCATGAACGGAATTGAGCCGTACATTGGGTATTTGCTTTGTGTTTCGTACTCGAAAATATCCACATTGTACAGCCTGTAAGGATCTGTGTCGGTCGTATCTTTGAGTGCAAAAGAGTCCGCATGCTCTGGAATACCGTAAACAGCTTTGGCGCCAAGGAAAGAGACATCCAACGCCACAGATTCTGGGCCCAACGGCAGCTTATCGTCTCGAGAATCTTTGAAACTGTCTGTGTAGGCATCAAAAGTAGACTCCTCAGGAGAAACATGAATAGAATTATCTGCgttttcctgctcttttgTTCTGTAGTGCTCGATGTTCAAGAAATTTCGGTCATTGAGGACCAATTGAGCTTTCTCATCACGCAAAAACGTAATCTTGAAGGGGTGAAGCTCAATCTCAACACGGTATGCGTGAAATTCAAGAGTGATTTTTTCCGAGTCCACGGAATGCCTGAATGATTGCAGACGAGGTTGACCTGCCAACGCCCATTTGGCCGTCTCATTAAACCGACGGCTGGCCACATGGTCGACAACTGGCTTTCTGTCCGCCTCGTCGATCTGTAATCTCAGATTGTCGTCTTCCAGAACGCTAATGTTCATATCCAATGACACGAATGATCCATCATTGAGCATCTTAAGCAGTGTGGCATGTAAATTTCCGGCAGAAGGGTCGACCTTAAGCGACTCCAGATCGATGGAGTACCTTGAGTCATACTCCGTTCCCAGCTTTTCGACCTCCGTAGCGAAatgtctgtttctggaacaaaATCCTGATTCGCTGCATTTCTTGAACAGGAACGACTTCACTGCCTCCACAGGTAGCAAAGACAGCCAGATTAATATGAAAGGGGTCCAATGCATGCTTTTGTCAAAAGTTGAGCTGTGGAAAATAGATCTTAGTTTGCAGCCCTGGCAAGATTTCGCGACGCgcaaaataaatattatcgaaataaacaaacaagaCTAGACACCATGCCGGGTGAAATAATCACTCTGCAAGCAGGTAAGTGGAATATCTACGGCTCCACAAGACTAACGGTATAGGCCAATGTGGTAACCAGGTTGGTGAGcagttttggagccaaaTATGCAGTGAACACGGAATACTACCCGATGGGACAACTTCCCCTGAAACACACAATCTATACAGAGAGGACCAGACAGACATCTTCTTTCAACGCAATGATAATAATAGATACACTCCTCGCGCGATTCTTATAGATATGGAACCCAGAGTGATAAATAATATTCGCAGCAACACCGGCAGTCTATTTAATCCTAAGAACATCTACGTCGCCCCAGAAGGTGGAGGAGCGGGAAACAAATGGGCGGAGGGCTACCACCATGCACAAAGACACGAGGAAGAGTTTCTGGATATGGTAAATAGGGAGATTGATGCCTGCGACTCTTTTGAAGGTTTCCAATTGATCCATTCGGTTGCCGGAGGAACGGGATCAGGGATTGGGTCCTTTTTCTTGCAGGAACTGAGCGATCGTTTCCCAAAAAAACTGGTCCAAACATACTCCGTCTTTGGAGCTTCTGAAGTGGTGGTCCAACCGTATAACACAGTTCTTACCTTGAAACGGCTGATTGAAAATTCTGACGCTAATGTCGTTTTTGACAACAACGCGCTGATGTCCATAGCATCCACCAACTTGCAGGTTTCAAGCCCCTCGTACAAAGACACTAACAAGCTCATCTCAACTGTGATGTCTGCTGCTACTAACACACTGCGATTTCCAGGGTACTCGTACAACTCATTGACCAGTATACTGTCCACATTGATACCTACACCGGACTTGCATT
The sequence above is a segment of the Ogataea parapolymorpha DL-1 chromosome I, whole genome shotgun sequence genome. Coding sequences within it:
- a CDS encoding Conserved hypothetical membrane protein, encoding MDHSHHMMDPMDPMPMCKMSMTLTTDYENVCVLSSSWMITSAQSLVLSLIAVFILSAGYELLKNWTARWESRTYKQPALSGKALQNYKVKSSILYGVSVLYSFMIMLIFMTFNVWLMAAVVLGSIAGRYVFGFKDNGAAVPGSIACH
- a CDS encoding Alpha-glucosidase → MHWTPFILIWLSLLPVEAVKSFLFKKCSESGFCSRNRHFATEVEKLGTEYDSRYSIDLESLKVDPSAGNLHATLLKMLNDGSFVSLDMNISVLEDDNLRLQIDEADRKPVVDHVASRRFNETAKWALAGQPRLQSFRHSVDSEKITLEFHAYRVEIELHPFKITFLRDEKAQLVLNDRNFLNIEHYRTKEQENADNSIHVSPEESTFDAYTDSFKDSRDDKLPLGPESVALDVSFLGAKAVYGIPEHADSFALKDTTDTDPYRLYNVDIFEYETQSKYPMYGSIPFMIGLGETGSAGVFWLNSADTNIDIKKSASQIQTHWISESGILDIVLFAKKTPTQVVQSYSKLTGHSALPNIFSLGYHQCRWNYNDEEDVLDITAKFDESLIPFDAIWLDIEYTDDKKYFTWKKELFPDPERMMGKLGETGRTLIVIIDPHLKVGYDVSDAVVDKKLGIRKNDGSELYHGHSWPGESVWIDGMNPAAQPFWDSLFANGSRLLGSATNAHLWNDMNEPSIFNGPETTAPRDLIHYGDWEHRSVHNVWGLTFHEMTYNALIKRNPDQRPFILTRSFYAGSQRTAAMWTGDNMAKWEYMRESIPMVLTMNAVGFPFAGADIAGFFGNPDKEMQVRWYQTGIWYPFFRAHAHIDSRRREPWVAGEPYTGMMREAIKLRYRLLPLFYTQFYKHSVSGTPVVSSLAFDSPENANVYTIDDQFFVGPLLVKPVTSPDTHSVRLYLPDDKPYYDFVSFEKISGEGFHEVEAPLEKVPVFLRGGSILPSKERYRRSSRLMKNDPYTLYIAADEGRATGELYIDDGETFAYQRGEQVFARFELDGGKLTSTVESTYETGVRIERIVILGGPQATAATVEQDGQKWTAEVVDQGTHVVVRNPKPLVAKNWTISLY
- a CDS encoding Tubulin gamma chain, encoding MPGEIITLQAGQCGNQVGEQFWSQICSEHGILPDGTTSPETHNLYREDQTDIFFQRNDNNRYTPRAILIDMEPRVINNIRSNTGSLFNPKNIYVAPEGGGAGNKWAEGYHHAQRHEEEFLDMVNREIDACDSFEGFQLIHSVAGGTGSGIGSFFLQELSDRFPKKLVQTYSVFGASEVVVQPYNTVLTLKRLIENSDANVVFDNNALMSIASTNLQVSSPSYKDTNKLISTVMSAATNTLRFPGYSYNSLTSILSTLIPTPDLHFLIASYTPFTSDYVSNAHEIRRSTAYDVILEVLDKKLRMCSSSDTGMNLSVLDIIIGEIEQSDVQKALVKARTRINYVPWSSSAIHMALGKRSPFLNKSQKQVSGLMLANSTSILKLLRKTLSEYDQLKSRGAFLNNYSRGEYEFDHGDISMEFDEARETLKTTMNEYRDSEELSYLDEIDPDEDAGQITESAPRDVDMT